GAAAAATACGGCCCCTTCCCGACAGCATATTCTGCCAACCAACACGGGTTCACCGATGCCGCACAATGGGAAAAGATCTACTTGATCGAGCTCGGTGAAAATGCGGCCTATTTGAGGGATCTGGATCTTCAGCAGATTGCATCCGTAACGCTTAAACCAAATCACGTTATATTTGTGCCAAAAACCGGCGTTGCAAAAGCCAATCAGGCAGTCGATCAATATATCCGGCGCATGCTTCCTTTCAGCATGAACTATGACGTTTACAATATGAGATAACATGCCTATTTTCAATTATAATATATACAATTTGAAATTATTTTTTATTGTACATATCTCCAAATTGAATGGAGGTGACGATCATGAGCAACGTTAACACGAATATAAATGACTGGAATTATCAATTTGATAAAGTATTTTATGCCATTAAATCTCGTGGATCATTAATAATGATTGTTTTTTTAATAATTGCAATACCTTTAACGCTTATATCGTTGACAAAGCCAGAACCGCAAACAGCAGTTGCAAAAATTATGTTTGAAAACAACCATAGATTGAGTCTCGAGCTGTCAAGCCAACTTTCGGAACGTGCTTCGCGCAGCACAATCGCCATCGAACGGATGAATTCTCAAATTGAAATTTTGAAAGGCAATACGCTGATCGAGAAGGTTGTCAAAAACCTTGCCATTGCAAAGTATCCGGAAAAAGAAGATGAAGCCATCAAAAAAGTCCAACAAGGAATCGAAGCTTACCTTATGCCGGAATCCACTATCATAGAAATCTCTTATACTGATTCAGATCCAGAATCCGCCAAAATGGTGCTGAATACGCTTCTTCAATTATACAAAGAATATTACAGCAAAAATATAGAAGGAGAGAATGTATTTGATTTTTATAACGATAGAGTAGTGCAAATCGAAAGTGAGCTTAATAAGAGCATTGGTCATTTAAATCTCTTGAAATCCAGGGAAGGAATGTATGCCGATATCGAAACGGTTAAAAACGATTTAATCCAAAACATCCAGAATACGAAAATTCGCATGAACGCGGCCAATCTAAAAATCGCTGAGCTGGATGCTCAAATAAAATACATACAGGATAAACTTCATAGTCAGCCATTGCAAATTAACAACAACATTGAAATGATCGCAAACCCTGAAGTTATATCGATCAAAAATCAAATTGCTTTGCTTGAACTGGAAAAATCCAATCTTTTGACCAAATATGTCGATGATTCCCGTGAAGTCAAGGATGTCGATACACAAATTGCCTTTCTTTACAAGCAGATACATAAACACGAACCAATGGTCGAAGGAAAACGCACATTTGCGATAAATCCGTTACGTGAGAGTCTTCGGACTGCAGAGATGAATCTTTCCACCGAGCTGGATGGGGTGCAGAAATCCAGAAATGAGTTGATCCGTATGATTCTGGCTGACGAGGGCCGGCTGGCGCATCTCGACACAGTCGAATACCAATTCATCGAAGCAGAACAAAAAGTGGCCTCCGGGAAAAAGATGCACAACTTCTATCTCGGAAAGCTGGATGACGCCCGTTTCGTCGAGGCCATGAACAGCCGGGAGATCACTTCACTGAATGTGATCCAATCAGCGCAATTGAAGCAGAAAAAGCGCCTGGCGACTCTCTCGTCGGTGGCGGCCGGAACGGGGCTCGGCGCTGTCATCGCAGTCGTGTTTGCCCTCATTCTGGAGCTCTTCAGACCCCGCCTGAGCCGTCCGGATCAGATCCAGGAGATTCTGGGCATACCCGTACTGGGTTCCATCACAAACGGACACCACGAAAATCAACGGTCTTGATCGCCATGTACAACGCATTTTACGGGTTCAGCAGAAAGCCCTTCAGCATCAGCCCTGATCCGGATTTCCTTTACAGCAATTCCACCTACAGAGAACTGGTGGCTGTGCTGAGATACGGGATTCTGGAGCAAAAGGGGATTATCTGCCTGATCGGCGAGGTAGGAACCGGGAAGACCATGGTGATCAACCATTTGACCGGCATCCTCGAGAAGCGGGTCCAGTTGGCGAAAATCTCCTTCCCCGGCCTTGGTTTCCACGGAATTCTCGACGCCATGACAACCGAGTTCGGGATTGCGGGGGGGGCCAAAACCATCTCGGAACGGCTCGCTTCGCTCACAGACTTTCTGGTCTCCGCCAACGACAAGGGTCATATCGTCGCACTG
Above is a window of Desulfatiglans anilini DSM 4660 DNA encoding:
- a CDS encoding GumC family protein: MSNVNTNINDWNYQFDKVFYAIKSRGSLIMIVFLIIAIPLTLISLTKPEPQTAVAKIMFENNHRLSLELSSQLSERASRSTIAIERMNSQIEILKGNTLIEKVVKNLAIAKYPEKEDEAIKKVQQGIEAYLMPESTIIEISYTDSDPESAKMVLNTLLQLYKEYYSKNIEGENVFDFYNDRVVQIESELNKSIGHLNLLKSREGMYADIETVKNDLIQNIQNTKIRMNAANLKIAELDAQIKYIQDKLHSQPLQINNNIEMIANPEVISIKNQIALLELEKSNLLTKYVDDSREVKDVDTQIAFLYKQIHKHEPMVEGKRTFAINPLRESLRTAEMNLSTELDGVQKSRNELIRMILADEGRLAHLDTVEYQFIEAEQKVASGKKMHNFYLGKLDDARFVEAMNSREITSLNVIQSAQLKQKKRLATLSSVAAGTGLGAVIAVVFALILELFRPRLSRPDQIQEILGIPVLGSITNGHHENQRS